The stretch of DNA GCTGGTGCAGATTCACGGCACGCAAAACGAAGTGCTCCAGCGGGCCTTCTCCACCTTCGTGCTGCACAACATCTACCAGAACATGTTCAGGCGTGGGCTGCAGTCCGAGATCACGCATGCGATCGTTTTCGACGAGGCGCATCTCGCTGCAGGTCTGAAGCTGTTGCCAACCATGGCCAAGGAATGTCGCAAGTACGGCATCGCCTTCGTCGTCGCGTCACAAGAGGCGAAGGACTTTGATCCATCGCTTTACAGCGCGATCGCGAACTACCTGACGCTGCGACTCAATGAGACGGATGCTCGCCAGATGGCCAGGATCTTCACCACCAGCGAGCGGGTAAAAGACTGTGCCGACGACATCAAGCGCATGGCCAAGTATCACGCGATGTACAACGGTGAAGGCTCACGTCGGCCGGTGGTGATCCGGTTGTTGGCGTGAGATGGGTTTGCAGACATCAGGACATGGTTACCTCAACGAGGCGATCACGCCTGTCAACGGCGTGAGGCAGGTCGACTTGGCCAGTCGGCCGCGTCAGCATGGCCGTGCAGCACGTCACCCGATCAAGACAGCGCCCGCATGACGGCCTGGGGTTCCCGCTCGATCAGGTTCAGCAGCACCAGCGCTGCGCCCTGTGGCCGGCGATCGCCGCGCTCCCAATGGCGCAGGGTCGCCACCGAAAACCCGAACCGTGCCGCGAACTGGTCCTGGGTCAATCCCAGCCGCGCCCGCACGGCGGCCACGTCCACAGCGGTCGGCTCATAGATCTTGACGCCTGTGGCCTCGCCCCGCGCGTGGGCCGCCGCTTCCTTCAGCCCTTGGCGAATG from Sphaerotilus montanus encodes:
- a CDS encoding helix-turn-helix domain-containing protein produces the protein MGKAFESIRQGLKEAAAHARGEATGVKIYEPTAVDVAAVRARLGLTQDQFAARFGFSVATLRHWERGDRRPQGAALVLLNLIEREPQAVMRALS